In a genomic window of Leptospira hartskeerlii:
- a CDS encoding SDR family NAD(P)-dependent oxidoreductase has product MDYKNKVILITGASSGIGRATALALAKFQNKIILTARRESLLEQVSQEIIKQGSECITFAGDGRDEAHAEFVVQEIVKKYGKIDIALLNIGIGPPSNTLTATAKTILDCMNINYGSLINFYVPLMRQMKKQKETCMISHMNSLATYFGIPMQGDYTASKGAARLFLETARMELEHFGFKHIRIQTLHPGFVDTEAVKNDGIPAPNQISEEEAAAFILKGFQKEWKENRFPFGTAFATRIGRIIPLWLRTKILLGETPKSF; this is encoded by the coding sequence ATGGATTATAAAAATAAAGTGATCTTAATCACCGGAGCTTCCTCCGGAATAGGTAGAGCAACCGCATTGGCCCTGGCTAAATTCCAGAACAAGATCATACTAACCGCAAGAAGAGAAAGTCTCCTAGAACAGGTCTCTCAAGAGATCATAAAACAAGGAAGTGAATGTATTACTTTTGCAGGAGACGGAAGGGATGAAGCTCACGCGGAATTCGTAGTACAAGAGATTGTAAAAAAATACGGTAAGATCGACATCGCTTTACTTAATATTGGGATCGGTCCCCCTTCAAACACATTAACGGCAACCGCCAAGACAATCCTAGATTGTATGAACATAAATTACGGTTCTTTAATTAACTTTTATGTACCACTTATGCGCCAGATGAAAAAACAAAAAGAAACCTGTATGATCTCTCATATGAATTCTTTGGCGACTTATTTCGGAATACCGATGCAAGGAGATTACACCGCTTCCAAAGGAGCTGCACGTCTATTCTTAGAAACCGCAAGGATGGAGTTGGAACATTTCGGGTTCAAACATATTAGGATCCAAACCTTACATCCGGGTTTTGTGGACACAGAAGCTGTAAAAAACGATGGAATACCTGCACCCAATCAAATCAGCGAAGAAGAGGCCGCGGCTTTCATTTTAAAAGGTTTCCAAAAAGAATGGAAAGAAAATCGTTTTCCCTTTGGAACCGCGTTTGCCACTCGTATCGGAAGGATTATCCCCCTTTGGTTAAGGACTAAGATCCTTCTTGGGGAGACTCCTAAAAGTTTTTGA
- a CDS encoding PilZ domain-containing protein: MAGTNSLFDDKYEYRDPSQQKRKNARVKITIDGDFIVKGKTQRFPVFIVDIGTGGAGIETRTSVFEGDRIILFGNINGKNMELESEVIRVSGKKANVIFISLSEEDKDLIQDLIHKKFFDKDKKPLS; this comes from the coding sequence ATGGCGGGCACTAATTCCCTTTTCGACGACAAATACGAATACCGGGACCCTTCTCAACAGAAGAGGAAGAACGCTCGCGTCAAGATCACCATTGATGGTGATTTTATAGTCAAGGGTAAGACCCAAAGATTTCCTGTATTCATCGTTGATATAGGAACTGGAGGAGCAGGCATAGAGACTCGCACTTCCGTTTTCGAAGGAGACAGGATCATCCTGTTCGGAAATATCAACGGCAAAAACATGGAACTTGAATCGGAAGTAATCAGAGTCTCCGGAAAAAAAGCGAACGTAATCTTCATCAGCCTTTCCGAAGAAGACAAAGATCTCATACAAGACCTAATCCACAAAAAGTTCTTCGACAAAGACAAAAAGCCACTATCTTAA
- a CDS encoding NRDE family protein, with product MCTSLIYRDPSKGILGVGFNRDESFKRKPSLSPQLLESDLGKAIAPIDGEAGGTWIGVSQTGEIICLLNYYEATLKLLRNPVSRGLLVRSILLGQRTPESYTDSELEKYYPFKLFKVSKEKTEIFIWDGKTYQTETDSETFTVFGSSFTQGPKAQVVRRETFDANFRPSSLPNAVGFTNIAKAFLSSHLPEQGALSPCMHRRDAHSVSRTLIVLDGASVYFSYKNSQPCEEGAEEDYNFTLTEFRTSA from the coding sequence ATGTGCACTTCCTTGATATATAGAGATCCAAGCAAAGGTATACTTGGAGTCGGATTTAATCGAGACGAGTCTTTCAAAAGAAAGCCTTCTCTTTCTCCACAACTACTCGAATCCGATTTAGGAAAAGCGATCGCTCCAATCGACGGAGAAGCAGGAGGTACCTGGATCGGGGTTTCCCAAACCGGAGAAATCATCTGCCTATTAAATTACTACGAAGCTACTTTAAAATTGCTGCGTAATCCTGTGAGCAGAGGACTACTAGTCCGCTCCATTCTACTTGGACAAAGAACACCTGAATCTTATACAGACTCTGAGCTGGAAAAATATTATCCATTCAAACTATTCAAGGTAAGCAAAGAGAAGACCGAAATTTTTATCTGGGACGGCAAGACTTACCAAACAGAAACAGACTCTGAAACATTTACAGTATTCGGAAGTTCTTTTACACAAGGGCCGAAAGCCCAGGTAGTCAGAAGAGAAACCTTCGATGCAAATTTTCGTCCTTCTTCCCTTCCGAATGCCGTAGGCTTTACAAACATTGCTAAGGCTTTCTTATCTTCGCATCTACCGGAGCAAGGCGCTCTATCCCCTTGTATGCACAGAAGAGACGCACATTCCGTTTCCAGGACTTTAATTGTTTTAGATGGAGCTTCTGTTTATTTCTCTTACAAGAATTCTCAGCCTTGTGAAGAGGGAGCTGAAGAAGATTACAATTTCACTTTGACTGAATTTCGAACTTCTGCATGA
- a CDS encoding cell envelope biogenesis protein OmpA → MFGKLFPFLGLLGVLLSYSVSANSLISTESGSFSPNWDGISDILRFKIQTSSLPKLQDWELTIRSASGETVRKFEAGKIRKKGFTLFSDENEFAPEDIYLPSILEWDGENENGIPVGDGYYTYQLFLLTANKERILSEESTFYLDARPPKAEANCKIRLLLSEDRNLSKIIIQQKASGESADIFIGEFLDFEGRSLKAYTWRYREVPFQLVWDGTDSNGRPVPPGLYTYKLTGRDPAGNESIDKIENLTVKNDSSGVDLNVEGDLFPSDPSNPLNRIKFNSYVSSKLKSDSYELEIFKNEAKEDNIVFSQKSLGEPPAELLWEPKNKENKPLGPGTYLYRLTVYNRYDKYTSIPKKFLLSDHRPKFSYDVSPGGFTPDGDWQKDLVEIRLRSKGLPIVSWKINIMESYYDGDKQEERIVRSWTGTGNGPDKLIWYGLDDQGRKIGSLAELRFVLSYKDVFGGEEELELGDIKTDILVVKEKDGFRFSVPNRIYEDKWWTLPSKLKSVLSKFPGYKAELQIHTSHRGDDEYNLRASEEKAKKVFQSLFGKDYEFGRYRYRGYGETLPLIPGNGAYEVDRNERVDFFLSVGK, encoded by the coding sequence ATGTTCGGAAAACTTTTTCCTTTTTTAGGTCTCTTAGGAGTTTTGCTCTCCTATTCGGTTTCCGCAAATTCACTTATCAGCACGGAATCCGGCTCCTTCTCTCCGAACTGGGACGGCATCTCCGACATTCTACGTTTCAAGATACAAACTTCATCTTTGCCAAAACTACAGGACTGGGAATTAACGATCAGAAGCGCCTCCGGAGAAACTGTCCGAAAATTCGAAGCAGGAAAGATCCGCAAAAAAGGATTCACACTTTTTTCAGATGAGAATGAATTCGCCCCGGAAGATATTTATCTGCCTTCTATCCTGGAATGGGATGGAGAAAATGAGAATGGAATTCCGGTTGGAGATGGATATTATACCTATCAGTTATTTTTGCTCACTGCAAATAAAGAAAGGATCCTCTCCGAAGAGTCTACATTTTATCTGGATGCAAGACCTCCCAAAGCAGAAGCAAATTGCAAAATCAGGTTATTATTAAGCGAAGACAGGAATTTATCCAAGATCATCATACAACAAAAAGCCTCCGGAGAATCTGCGGATATATTTATCGGAGAATTTCTAGATTTTGAAGGCAGGTCCCTAAAAGCTTATACCTGGAGATATAGAGAAGTTCCTTTCCAACTTGTATGGGATGGAACGGACTCCAACGGCAGACCGGTCCCTCCCGGTTTATATACATACAAACTCACAGGTAGAGATCCTGCAGGAAACGAATCCATAGACAAAATCGAAAACCTGACGGTCAAAAATGATTCTTCCGGAGTAGATTTAAATGTAGAGGGAGATCTATTCCCTTCCGATCCAAGCAACCCTTTAAATCGCATTAAGTTTAACTCATACGTTTCTTCTAAACTTAAATCCGATTCGTATGAATTGGAAATTTTTAAGAACGAAGCAAAAGAAGATAATATAGTTTTCTCCCAAAAATCACTAGGAGAGCCTCCCGCCGAACTGCTCTGGGAGCCAAAAAACAAGGAAAATAAACCGTTAGGTCCCGGAACTTATCTATATCGTCTAACGGTATACAATAGATACGACAAATACACAAGTATTCCTAAAAAATTCCTTCTCTCAGACCATAGACCAAAATTCTCCTACGATGTTTCTCCCGGTGGATTTACTCCTGATGGAGATTGGCAAAAAGACTTGGTTGAGATCCGTCTAAGATCCAAGGGGCTTCCAATCGTGTCCTGGAAGATCAATATTATGGAATCATACTACGACGGGGACAAACAAGAAGAGAGGATCGTCCGAAGCTGGACCGGGACCGGGAACGGCCCAGACAAGTTGATTTGGTACGGACTGGACGATCAGGGCAGAAAAATCGGATCTCTTGCAGAGCTCAGATTTGTTCTCTCCTACAAAGACGTGTTCGGCGGAGAAGAAGAATTAGAACTAGGAGATATCAAAACTGATATTCTAGTCGTAAAAGAAAAAGACGGGTTCAGATTCTCCGTTCCGAATCGCATCTATGAAGATAAATGGTGGACATTACCTTCTAAACTAAAATCTGTCTTAAGTAAATTTCCCGGATACAAAGCAGAGTTGCAGATCCACACATCTCATAGAGGAGATGACGAATACAATCTAAGAGCTTCCGAAGAAAAAGCGAAGAAGGTATTCCAATCCTTATTCGGAAAAGATTATGAATTCGGAAGATATAGATACAGAGGTTATGGAGAAACATTACCTTTGATCCCAGGCAACGGAGCTTACGAAGTAGATCGGAACGAAAGAGTGGATTTCTTCCTGAGCGTAGGAAAATAA
- a CDS encoding NUDIX hydrolase, with protein sequence MKFCSVCGSEVIQKVPEGDSLIRYVCENCGTIHYQNPKVIVGTIPVWEGKILLCKRAIEPRKGYWTLPAGFLENRETVEEGAARETSEEANAKIDIIRLHSVYSIPHISQVYMFFLANLVDGLFSESPESEEVKLFSPEEIPWEEIAFASVTFALKRYTEKSKVTDAGTHLGSIRNRKLEDKT encoded by the coding sequence ATGAAATTTTGCAGCGTTTGCGGCTCTGAAGTAATCCAAAAAGTCCCGGAAGGAGACAGTCTCATAAGATATGTTTGTGAGAACTGCGGAACTATACATTACCAGAATCCAAAAGTAATCGTTGGTACCATCCCTGTCTGGGAAGGAAAAATATTACTCTGCAAACGTGCAATCGAACCAAGAAAAGGATACTGGACCTTACCGGCAGGATTTTTAGAAAACCGAGAAACTGTAGAGGAAGGAGCCGCAAGAGAAACCTCGGAAGAGGCAAACGCGAAGATAGATATAATTCGACTTCATTCCGTATACAGCATTCCTCATATCAGCCAAGTTTATATGTTCTTTCTCGCAAACTTAGTAGATGGACTTTTTTCGGAAAGTCCTGAATCCGAAGAAGTAAAATTATTCTCTCCGGAAGAAATCCCTTGGGAAGAGATCGCATTTGCTTCGGTCACATTTGCTTTAAAACGTTACACCGAAAAATCCAAGGTCACCGATGCTGGGACTCATTTGGGATCGATCCGTAACAGAAAACTAGAGGATAAAACATAA
- a CDS encoding carbon starvation CstA family protein yields the protein MLPLLAVFGCFTLYFLGYKFYSGFLSKSIFQLKDTVGDTPAHKFNDGVDYLPTKPAVLFGHHYASIAGLAPILGPAVAVIWGWLPAMLWVVFGGIFIGCVHDFGAIVVSVRNQGKSIGQVAQDLLGPRARSLFHAIIFFLVALAMGVFVIVLAEMFSADPKLKQPPIASPPKIEQTQTTPSIKDHVHPSEVRVETPSSPIKLRSHFPEAVIPTAGIMVFAILVGWLHYKKGMKLGPLTFASVALTLVVMVLGMNDSILSWTGLNDIDKSPGVPIWKIILLAYAFLASVTPVWLLLQSRDYINSFLLYLGIIAIYFGFVKGSIFGEFSSFNAEAIRTEKVDMDIIPFVFITIACGAVSGFHALVSSGTTAKQLDREIDARVIGYGGMIGESLLGLTSVVACTIGFASAGEWSSFYKSWSGIQGLAPSVGAYIYGTGRFISQLGFDESFAQGFIALVVVSFALTSLDSATRLLRYNIEEIAESFRSETIKKTLGNRYVSSIIACVAIGFFAFLQIDQGGKKTTAGLALWKLFGTTNQLLAGLALLVISIYLLYSKKKTWISFIPMIFVLGATLWAMVINFYDFLFSKSPSYLLATVGGVLIFLTVWLLLEAILAWRRFSKA from the coding sequence AGTTCAACGATGGCGTGGATTATCTTCCTACAAAACCTGCAGTTCTATTCGGACACCATTATGCCTCTATCGCTGGGCTTGCTCCCATCTTAGGGCCTGCGGTTGCAGTGATCTGGGGATGGTTGCCTGCAATGCTTTGGGTGGTATTCGGTGGAATTTTCATCGGCTGCGTACATGATTTCGGAGCAATCGTAGTTTCCGTTCGTAACCAAGGAAAATCAATAGGCCAAGTTGCTCAGGATCTTTTAGGGCCAAGAGCGAGAAGTTTATTTCATGCGATCATTTTTTTCTTAGTCGCATTGGCAATGGGTGTGTTCGTGATCGTTCTGGCGGAAATGTTTTCTGCGGATCCCAAATTGAAGCAGCCTCCAATCGCGTCTCCTCCTAAAATCGAACAAACTCAAACTACTCCGAGTATCAAGGACCATGTGCATCCTTCCGAAGTTAGGGTAGAAACTCCTTCTTCTCCGATAAAACTCAGAAGTCATTTTCCGGAAGCTGTAATTCCTACTGCAGGGATCATGGTGTTTGCAATTTTGGTCGGTTGGCTTCATTATAAAAAAGGAATGAAACTTGGGCCTCTTACGTTTGCTTCCGTGGCACTCACCTTAGTAGTAATGGTGCTTGGAATGAACGATTCCATTCTTTCCTGGACAGGTCTGAACGATATTGATAAGTCTCCGGGAGTTCCGATCTGGAAAATTATACTTCTTGCATATGCTTTTTTGGCGTCTGTGACTCCGGTTTGGCTGCTTCTCCAAAGTAGGGACTATATCAATTCCTTTTTATTATATTTAGGGATCATCGCTATCTATTTCGGCTTTGTGAAGGGCAGCATCTTCGGAGAATTTTCTTCTTTTAACGCGGAAGCGATCCGCACTGAAAAAGTGGATATGGACATTATTCCATTCGTGTTTATCACGATTGCTTGCGGTGCAGTTTCCGGTTTCCACGCTTTGGTAAGTTCCGGAACCACTGCAAAACAATTGGATAGAGAAATAGACGCAAGAGTGATCGGATACGGTGGAATGATCGGCGAATCCCTTTTAGGTCTTACATCAGTTGTCGCCTGCACGATCGGTTTTGCATCCGCAGGAGAATGGTCTTCTTTCTATAAATCTTGGTCCGGGATCCAAGGTTTAGCGCCTTCCGTAGGAGCTTATATCTACGGAACAGGAAGATTTATCTCTCAATTAGGTTTTGACGAAAGTTTTGCACAAGGTTTCATCGCGTTAGTTGTCGTGAGTTTTGCGTTAACTTCACTGGATTCTGCGACTAGATTGTTAAGATATAATATAGAAGAAATTGCGGAAAGTTTCAGATCGGAAACGATTAAAAAAACTTTAGGAAATCGTTATGTTTCCAGCATCATTGCCTGTGTTGCAATCGGTTTTTTTGCATTCTTACAGATAGACCAAGGAGGTAAAAAGACTACAGCCGGCCTAGCGCTTTGGAAACTATTTGGGACCACAAATCAGTTATTAGCAGGTTTGGCTTTGCTTGTAATCTCAATCTATCTGCTGTATTCTAAGAAAAAGACCTGGATCAGTTTTATACCGATGATATTCGTATTAGGCGCTACTCTCTGGGCAATGGTTATTAACTTCTACGATTTCTTATTCTCCAAGTCTCCTAGTTACTTACTCGCGACAGTTGGAGGAGTTTTGATTTTTTTAACCGTTTGGTTATTATTAGAAGCGATCCTGGCTTGGAGAAGGTTTTCTAAAGCATGA